The Echeneis naucrates chromosome 8, fEcheNa1.1, whole genome shotgun sequence genome has a window encoding:
- the cacng3b gene encoding voltage-dependent calcium channel gamma-3 subunit has protein sequence MKMLMCDRGVQMLVTTVGAFAAFSLMTIAVGTDYWLYSRGVCRVKSSGDNDTSRKNEEVMTHSGLWRTCCLEGTFRGVCKKIDHFPEDADYEADAAEYLLRAVRASSIFPIMSVGLLFLGGLCVAASEFYRSRHNVILSAGIFFVSAGLSNIIGIIVYISANSGDPGQSDSKKSYSYGWSFYFGALSFIMAEMVGVLAVHMFIEKHRKLRAKSRTELIKKSAFSRIPSYRYRFPRRSSVRSSEAPSRDASPLGKGGYTGPAASEMPMYTLNPREAGNTSKPGGSMGGLLNSDREFLQSSTLTKDYSKDPNRRTTPV, from the exons ATGAAGATGCTGATGTGTGACCGCGGCGTCCAGATGCTCGTGACGACGGTGGGCGCGTTCGCCGCCTTCAGCCTCATGACCATCGCCGTCGGTACAGACTACTGGCTGTACTCGCGCGGGGTCTGCCGCGTGAAGAGCAGCGGCGACAACGACACGAGCCGCAAGAACGAGGAGGTGATGACGCACTCCGGCCTCTGGCGAACCTGCTGTCTGGAAG GAACATTCAGGGGAGTGTGTAAAAAGATTGATCACTTTCCAGAGGATGCTGACTATGAAGCAGACGCTGCTGAATACCTCCTCC GTGCTGTGCGTGCCTCCAGTATCTTCCCAATCATGAGTGTGGGTCTGCTGTTCCTGGGGGGGCTCTGTGTGGCCGCCAGTGAGTTTTACCGGAGTCGACATAACGTCATCCTCAGTGCAGGGATCTTCTTCGTCTCCGCAG GTCTCAGTAACATTATTGGAATTATCGTCTACATCTCAGCTAACTCGGGTGACCCAGGCCAGAGTGACAGCAAGAAGTCCTACTCCTACGGCTGGTCCTTCTACTTTGGCGCTCTCTCCTTCATCATGGCAGAAATGGTGGGTGTACTGGCTGTGCACATGTTCATCGAGAAGCACCGCAAGTTACGAGCCAAGTCCCGCACTGAGCTCATCAAGAAATCCGCCTTCAGCCGCATCCCTTCATATCGCTACCGCTTCCCGCGTCGCTCCAGTGTCCGTTCGTCCGAGGCTCCCAGCCGTGATGCCTCACCCCTGGGTAAAGGCGGCTACACAGGGCCCGCTGCCTCCGAGATGCCTATGTACACGCTGAACCCACGTGAGGCGGGCAACACCAGCAAACCAGGTGGCAGTATGGGTGGGCTGCTCAACTCAGATAGGGAGTTCCTCCAGAGCAGCACGCTCACTAAAGACTACAGCAAGGACCCCAACCGCAGGACCACACCTGTCTGA